One Synechococcus sp. CC9605 genomic window carries:
- a CDS encoding DUF3155 domain-containing protein: protein MSKKRKRISRRRLAGQRVLAHVPTHHLETGEYKPVTAARRYIAEGGLVPPALLNVRRNEHTTDRFFWGEKGLFSAQYAEENHFLFPSLRTIVDSIGEDKLFEGLELGADDWEEMEEYEYAFV, encoded by the coding sequence ATGTCCAAGAAGCGCAAGCGCATTAGCCGTCGTCGCCTGGCAGGCCAGCGGGTTTTGGCCCACGTGCCTACCCATCACCTCGAAACCGGTGAGTACAAGCCCGTGACGGCCGCTCGTCGTTACATCGCTGAGGGTGGACTGGTGCCTCCGGCGTTGCTGAATGTCCGCCGCAATGAGCACACCACCGACCGCTTCTTCTGGGGAGAGAAGGGTCTGTTCAGCGCTCAATACGCCGAGGAGAATCACTTCCTCTTCCCCTCATTGCGCACGATTGTTGATTCCATCGGTGAAGACAAGCTCTTCGAGGGGCTCGAGCTTGGCGCTGATGATTGGGAGGAAATGGAGGAGTACGAATACGCCTTCGTTTGA
- a CDS encoding alpha/beta hydrolase yields the protein MDGRLVLLHGWGANGEDLKPLSDRLARECSKTLDVVCLEAPELHPYQPGGRQWYGLFPAQWDAVPAAVERLKAQLQSLSRSGLGLERTVVFGFSQGGAMALEGGCALPIAGVISCSGYPHPNWAPRQQHPPVLLMHGSDDPVVPFQAMQLIAAQLQPNQCQTLQFKNGHTIPDETVKPILMFIERVLENA from the coding sequence ATGGATGGCCGGCTGGTGCTGCTCCACGGCTGGGGAGCCAACGGAGAGGATCTCAAGCCCCTAAGCGATCGCCTTGCGCGCGAGTGCTCCAAAACCCTTGATGTGGTGTGCCTGGAGGCTCCTGAGCTCCATCCCTACCAACCGGGAGGACGCCAGTGGTATGGCCTGTTCCCAGCCCAGTGGGATGCCGTGCCCGCGGCCGTTGAGCGCCTGAAGGCCCAACTTCAGAGCCTGAGCAGATCAGGTCTTGGGCTTGAAAGAACCGTGGTGTTCGGCTTTTCCCAGGGAGGTGCCATGGCTCTGGAGGGCGGCTGCGCCCTGCCCATCGCAGGAGTGATCAGCTGCAGCGGCTATCCGCACCCCAACTGGGCTCCACGCCAGCAACACCCCCCTGTGCTGCTGATGCATGGTTCAGACGATCCCGTGGTGCCGTTCCAGGCGATGCAATTGATCGCTGCGCAGTTGCAGCCCAATCAATGTCAGACGCTCCAATTCAAAAACGGCCACACTATCCCCGATGAGACGGTGAAGCCGATCCTGATGTTTATCGAGCGTGTTCTGGAGAACGCCTGA